In Oryza sativa Japonica Group chromosome 3, ASM3414082v1, one DNA window encodes the following:
- the LOC4333093 gene encoding GBF-interacting protein 1 — MPPARVDRSEMRQNTSHQGSNDPRVQKERQAEWARPGRVFNRNTNKGGYFRNSLPGVTREFRVVKDNRQKVVGETIPGSFHNGVPSNEQIASNIGDKSSTEKLPAQRHPVTQNSNGRGVAQADNGRKEVKPSNDQTVGQSDGMITTMVGSHAVLAKGNQNRVLAVPSGTNNFTGELCCSSSDPIHVPSPGSKSAGTFGAIKREVGVVGARQRPSDNTATNTSTSNSSVKVPTSTATKENASNGQQSRSSGVSSKNSRPSSSTHLSSRPSSSSQYHSKPNTPVGHPKVNPQLEWKPKSVSPSPANHADNVVHSSAASSVDGNQAHMAGLSKKLSQTNVSEDEHVIIPAHLRVPDSERTHLIFGNFECDVESKAFTLAPDASTNREFNAHSSSRSTDDVPPTDQTDLVGSCVMLPKSDSFVSVSEYQHPLTEDMEVLSPGVFGEHRTNDMISTQVSHSSPQPQHQDNSAVHDFKEYEPDSRYEMPFITKAVDSEATQNIPYPSEVMGLHAANFNQLSVTAATQHPVPQMYHMHVSQYPNCLPYRHVFSPYYVPPVAVQNYSSNPAFTQLPSASSYLVMPNGTSQLAPNGMKYGPPHQCKQMFPGGPAGYGGFTNQNGYPVNTGVIGGTGSVEDANMSKYKDNNLYTLNPQAETADVWIQAPTDIPVMPSTPFYNMMGQPMSPHTAYLPPHNGHAPFSPVQHPAHLQFPAMPHGLQPTTMTMVQNPQPMVHQPACPPLAGNIGIDMAAMASGAQVGAFQQNQLSHLGWAPPSFL, encoded by the exons ATGCCACCCGCGCGCGTCGACCGGTCGGAGATGAGGCAG AACACAAGTCACCAAGGTTCCAATGATCCCAGAGTACAAAAGGAAAGGCAAGCAGAATGGGCCAGACCTGGAAGAGTTTTTAATAGGAACACTAACAAAGGAGGTTACTTTCGGAATTCATTGCCTG GAGTCACTAGGGAGTTTCGTGTTGTGAAAGACAATCGACAGAAGGTAGTTGGTGAGACTATACCAGGATCATTTCATAATGGAGTCCCAAGCAATGAACAGATCGCTTCCAATATTGGAGACAAAAG CTCAACTGAAAAGTTACCTGCACAACGCCATCCGGTTACTCAAAATTCTAATGGACGTGGGGTAGCTCAAGCTGATAATGGACGCAAAGAAGTCAAGCCTTCTAATGACCAAACAGTGGGACAATCTGATGGGATGATTACAACAATGGTTGGTTCACATGCAGTTCTAGCAAAGGGTAATCAGAACAGAGTGCTTGCTGTGCCATCAGGAACAAATAATTTTACTGGTGAACTTTGCTGCTCTTCGTCAGATCCAATACATGTACCCTCTCCTGGTTCTAAATCAGCTGGGACTTTTGGAGCAATAAAGCGTGAGGTTGGAGTAGTTGGTGCTAGGCAACGGCCATCTGATAATACAGCAACAAATACATCCACTTCAAACAGTTCAGTTAAGGTGCCAACAAGTACAGCAACAAAAGAGAATGCTTCAAATGGACAGCAATCTAGATCCTCTGGTGTATCATCGAAAAACTCCCGTCCTAGTTCATCTACACACTTGAGCAGTAGACCATCTTCTTCGAGTCAATATCATTCTAAGCCAAATACTCCTGTTGGTCATCCAAAAG TGAACCCACAATTGGAGTGGAAACCCAAATCAGTAAGCCCCAGTCCTGCCAATCATGCAGATAATGTGGTACATTCTAGTGCTGCATCATCTGTTGATGGTAATCAGGCACACATGGCTGGTTTGTCTAAGAAGCTTTCACAAACTAATGTTTCTGAAGATGAGCATGTCATCATACCTGCACACCTCAGGGTACCAGACTCAGAAAGAACACATCTTATATTTGGTAATTTTGAATGTGATGTTGAGTCGAAGGCTTTTACATTAGCTCCTGATGCTTCAACTAACAGAGAGTTTAATGCCCATTCTTCTTCAAG ATCAACTGATGATGTGCCTCCTACTGACCAGACGGATCTTGTTGGCTCTTGTGTCATGCTTCCGAAATCAGATTCCTTTGTTTCAGTTTCCGAATATCAGCACCCATTGACTGAGGACATGGAGGTCTTGAGTCCAGGTGTTTTTGGAGAGCATAGGACAAATGATATGATTTCAACCCAGGTCTCACATTCTTCACCTCAACCCCAGCATCAGGACAATTCAGCAGTGCATGACTTTAAG GAATATGAGCCAGATTCTAGGTATGAGATGCCATTTATCACTAAAGCTGTTGATAGTGAGGCGACCCAAAATATACCTTATCCGTCTGAG GTGATGGGCTTGCATGCTGCAAATTTCAATCAGTTATCTGTTACTGCAGCAACTCAGCACCCAGTGCCTCAAATGTACCACATGCATGTATCGCAATATCCAAACTGCTTGCCATATCGACATGTTTTCTCTCCATACTATGTGCCTCCAGTGGCTGTTCAAAACTATTCAAGCAATCCAGCATTTACACAATTGCCAAGTGCCAGCAGCTATTTGGTAATGCCAAACGGAACGTCACAGCTAGCACCCAATGGCATGAAATATGGACCACCTCATCAGTGTAAGCAAATGTTCCCTGGTGGCCCTGCTGGATACGGTGGTTTTACAAATCAGAATGGTTACCCAGTCAATACTGGTGTAATTGGTGGCACTGGTAGTGTCGAAGATGCCAATATGAGTAAATATAAGGACAACAATCTTTACACACTCAACCCTCAG GCTGAAACAGCAGATGTGTGGATTCAGGCTCCTACAGATATTCCCGTCATGCCGTCAACACCATTCTACAACATGATGGGCCAACCAATGTCTCCCCATACAGCATACTTGCCACCGCACAATGGTCATGCCCCTTTCAGCCCAGTTCAACACCCTGCTCACCTGCAGTTCCCAGCCATGCCCCACGGACTGCAGCCGACAACGATGACCATGGTGCAGAACCCACAACCCATGGTGCATCAGCCAGCCTGTCCGCCGTTGGCTGGAAATATCGGCATTGATATGGCAGCCATGGCTTCTGGAGCTCAGGTTGGAGCATTTCAGCAAAACCAACTCAGCCATCTCGGCTGGGCTCCTCCCAGTTTTTTATGA